One window from the genome of Pseudomonas frederiksbergensis encodes:
- a CDS encoding extracellular solute-binding protein, whose product MRPLLLLLISLASSPAAYATISESHGYAQFGTLKYPARFTHFDWVNPQAPKGGTLRVMAFGTFDTLNPYTFKGSSPVSTANFLQYGINELNEPLMVGTGQYAPSGDEPTSSYGLIAQSVEYSEDRSWVVFNLRPEARFHDGVPITAYDVAFSYRTLLKDGHPQYRTNLQEVLRVDVLNPLKIRFVFKRSGNPLLILRLGELPVLPQHYWKDRDFKATTFEPPLGSGPYRITKVQPGRQLVFERVKDYWGKDLPVNRGKYNVDRMNVEFYRDSDVAFEAFKAGEFDIYIEHQAKNWANGYNFPAVNRGDVIKAQIPHRIPTQTQGLFMNTRRATFAEIKVREALGLMFDFQWTNRTLFSGAYKRTLSYYPNSEFSATGLPVGHEWLLLKPYREQLPPRLLTEPFSLPETDGRGIPRETLRRALGLLKEAGWTLHGQHLLNADSQPLRFEILLVNPNLERILQPYVENLASIGVQARLRTVDRAQYKQRLDQFDFDMILLTLGQTLSPGLEQWQYFHSSQVGIKGSKNYAGIANPVVDHLLEKLLAAQTRDEQVAAGKALDRVLLWQHYCIPNWYINYHRLAYRNRFAFVTTPPYTLGLSAWWLKSSEKDQ is encoded by the coding sequence ATACGTCCCCTCCTCCTGCTCCTGATCAGCCTGGCATCGAGCCCTGCCGCCTACGCCACCATCAGCGAAAGCCATGGCTATGCCCAGTTCGGCACGCTCAAGTACCCGGCCCGATTCACCCACTTCGACTGGGTCAACCCGCAAGCGCCCAAGGGCGGTACCTTGCGGGTCATGGCATTCGGCACGTTCGACACACTGAACCCCTACACCTTCAAGGGCAGCAGCCCGGTTTCCACGGCGAATTTCCTGCAATACGGCATCAATGAGCTGAACGAGCCGCTGATGGTCGGCACGGGCCAATACGCGCCGTCCGGTGATGAGCCCACCTCAAGCTACGGCCTGATCGCCCAGTCGGTTGAGTACAGCGAGGACCGCAGCTGGGTGGTGTTCAACCTGCGGCCCGAAGCGCGCTTCCATGATGGCGTGCCGATCACGGCCTATGACGTCGCGTTCTCCTACCGGACGTTGCTCAAGGATGGCCACCCACAATATCGGACCAACCTGCAGGAAGTGCTGCGGGTCGACGTTCTCAATCCGTTGAAGATCCGTTTCGTGTTCAAGCGCTCGGGCAACCCCCTGCTGATCCTGCGCCTGGGCGAACTGCCGGTGTTGCCGCAGCATTACTGGAAAGACCGCGATTTCAAGGCCACCACCTTCGAACCGCCACTGGGCAGCGGCCCCTACCGCATCACCAAAGTGCAGCCAGGCCGCCAATTGGTGTTCGAGCGAGTCAAGGACTACTGGGGCAAGGACCTGCCAGTCAATCGCGGCAAGTACAACGTCGATCGAATGAACGTGGAGTTCTACCGCGACAGCGACGTCGCCTTCGAAGCCTTCAAGGCCGGCGAGTTCGATATCTACATCGAGCATCAGGCCAAGAACTGGGCCAACGGCTACAACTTCCCGGCGGTTAACCGGGGCGATGTGATCAAGGCGCAGATTCCCCATCGGATTCCGACCCAAACCCAGGGCCTGTTCATGAATACCCGGCGCGCCACGTTCGCCGAGATCAAGGTCCGTGAAGCCCTGGGGTTGATGTTCGATTTCCAGTGGACCAACCGCACACTGTTCAGCGGTGCCTACAAACGAACCCTCAGCTATTACCCCAACAGCGAATTCTCTGCCACTGGCCTGCCTGTCGGCCACGAATGGCTGCTGCTCAAACCTTATCGCGAGCAACTGCCGCCCCGATTGCTGACCGAGCCCTTCAGCCTGCCCGAAACCGACGGTCGCGGCATCCCACGGGAAACCCTGCGCAGAGCCTTGGGCCTGCTGAAGGAAGCCGGCTGGACGCTCCACGGCCAGCACCTGCTGAACGCCGATAGCCAACCGTTGCGCTTCGAGATCCTGCTGGTGAACCCGAACCTGGAGCGCATCCTGCAGCCCTACGTCGAGAACCTCGCCAGCATCGGCGTCCAGGCCCGCCTGCGCACGGTGGACCGCGCCCAGTACAAACAGCGCCTGGACCAGTTCGACTTCGACATGATCCTGCTGACCCTGGGCCAGACGCTCAGCCCAGGTCTTGAGCAGTGGCAGTATTTCCACTCCAGCCAGGTCGGGATCAAGGGCAGCAAGAACTATGCGGGGATCGCCAACCCGGTTGTCGACCATCTGCTGGAAAAACTGCTCGCCGCCCAGACCCGCGATGAGCAGGTCGCCGCTGGCAAAGCCCTGGACCGTGTGTTGCTATGGCAGCACTACTGCATTCCCAACTGGTATATCAATTATCATCGCCTGGCGTACCGCAACCGGTTCGCCTTTGTCACTACGCCGCCCTATACCCTGGGCTTGAGCGCCTGGTGGCTGAAATCTTCGGAGAAAGATCAATGA
- a CDS encoding extracellular solute-binding protein codes for MKPIRALLLQAGSLLFAGLACAAPQHAVTLYNEPPKYPADFKHFDYVNPDAPKGGVFRQGGFGGFDSLNPFISKGVPADDIGLIYDTLAKQGLDEPFTEYGLVAEKIEKAPDNGWVRFYLRPEARFNDGHPVRAEDVVFSFQTLTKDGAPMFRGYYNDVAEVIAEEPLKVLFKFKHTNNRELPLILGQLPVLPKHWWASRDFSKGNLEIPLGSGPYRVAEVKAGRSIRYERVKDYWGKDLPVNRGFYNFDVLVTDYYRDNTVAVEALKAGQFDYWLEMTAKNWANAYNVPAVTEGRLIKEQIPNGNPTGMQGFIYNLRRPIFQDMRVRKALSLLFDFEWTNKQLFNGAYARTRSYFENSEMAATGLPGEDELEILAPLRGKIPEQVFTEAFQAPMCDGSGMIRDQQRKAYQLLQEAGWRIVDDRMVDAQGKPVVLEFLLAQTDFERVLLPFKRNLSDLGIELVIRRVDVSQYINRVRSRDFDLVVGSFPQSSSPGNEQREFWMSAAADKPGSRNTMGLKDPAVDQLVEQLINADSRKSLVAHARALDRVLQWGYYVIPNWHIKTWRVAYWNHIGHPKVTPTYDIGTTTWWVKPEIKPADEVEKQVIEQHIAAPASVE; via the coding sequence ATGAAGCCTATACGCGCCCTGCTCCTGCAGGCCGGCAGCCTGTTGTTCGCCGGGCTGGCCTGCGCCGCGCCGCAGCATGCCGTGACCCTGTACAACGAGCCGCCGAAATACCCGGCCGATTTCAAGCATTTCGATTATGTGAACCCCGATGCCCCCAAGGGAGGGGTTTTTCGCCAGGGCGGGTTTGGCGGCTTCGACAGTCTCAACCCGTTCATCAGCAAAGGCGTACCGGCCGACGACATCGGCCTGATCTATGACACGCTGGCCAAGCAAGGCCTGGACGAACCCTTCACCGAGTATGGCCTGGTCGCGGAAAAAATCGAGAAAGCCCCGGACAACGGCTGGGTGCGTTTCTATCTGCGCCCCGAAGCCCGCTTCAACGATGGCCACCCGGTCCGCGCCGAGGACGTGGTGTTCAGCTTCCAGACGTTGACCAAGGACGGCGCCCCGATGTTTCGCGGCTATTACAACGACGTCGCCGAAGTCATCGCCGAAGAACCGCTCAAGGTCCTGTTCAAGTTCAAGCACACCAACAATCGCGAGCTGCCATTGATCCTCGGACAATTGCCCGTCCTGCCCAAGCACTGGTGGGCCAGCCGGGACTTCAGCAAGGGCAACCTTGAAATCCCCTTGGGCAGTGGCCCGTACAGGGTCGCCGAAGTGAAGGCCGGTCGCTCGATCCGCTACGAGCGGGTGAAGGATTATTGGGGCAAGGATCTGCCGGTCAATCGCGGCTTCTACAATTTCGATGTGCTGGTCACCGACTACTACCGCGACAACACCGTGGCCGTCGAGGCGTTGAAAGCCGGACAGTTCGATTACTGGCTCGAAATGACTGCGAAAAACTGGGCCAACGCCTACAACGTCCCCGCCGTGACCGAAGGCCGGCTGATCAAGGAACAGATCCCCAACGGCAATCCCACCGGCATGCAAGGCTTTATCTACAACCTGCGCCGGCCGATCTTCCAGGATATGCGGGTGCGCAAGGCCTTGAGCCTGCTGTTCGATTTCGAATGGACCAACAAGCAACTCTTCAACGGGGCCTACGCCCGTACCCGCAGCTACTTCGAGAATTCGGAGATGGCCGCCACTGGCCTGCCTGGCGAAGATGAACTGGAGATTCTCGCCCCCCTGCGCGGCAAGATCCCCGAGCAGGTCTTCACCGAAGCCTTCCAGGCTCCGATGTGCGACGGCAGCGGGATGATCCGCGACCAACAGCGCAAGGCCTATCAACTGCTGCAAGAAGCCGGCTGGCGCATCGTCGACGACAGGATGGTCGATGCCCAGGGCAAACCGGTAGTGCTCGAATTCCTGCTGGCCCAAACCGACTTCGAGCGGGTCCTGCTGCCGTTCAAGCGCAACCTGAGTGACCTGGGCATCGAACTGGTGATCCGCCGCGTCGATGTATCCCAATACATCAACCGCGTGCGTTCCCGGGACTTCGACCTGGTAGTGGGCAGCTTCCCGCAATCCAGTTCGCCGGGTAACGAGCAGAGAGAGTTCTGGATGTCCGCCGCGGCCGACAAGCCTGGCAGCCGCAACACCATGGGCCTGAAAGACCCAGCCGTCGACCAGTTGGTAGAACAGTTGATCAACGCCGATTCGCGCAAGAGCCTGGTGGCACACGCCCGGGCGCTCGACCGAGTGTTGCAGTGGGGCTACTACGTGATTCCCAACTGGCACATCAAGACCTGGCGCGTCGCCTATTGGAACCACATCGGCCATCCGAAAGTCACGCCAACCTACGACATCGGCACCACCACCTGGTGGGTCAAGCCGGAGATCAAGCCAGCCGATGAAGTAGAGAAGCAGGTCATCGAGCAGCATATCGCCGCCCCTGCGAGCGTGGAGTAA
- a CDS encoding microcin C ABC transporter permease YejB: MLAYIFRRLLLIIPTLFGILLINFVIIQAAPGGPVEQMIAKLEGFEGATSRIAGGGAEVSVAGSSYRGAQGLDPALVKEIERMYGFDKSAPERLWIMIKNYARLDFGDSFFRDAKVIDLIKEKMPVSISLGLWSTLIMYLVSIPLGIAKATRHGSHFDVWTSSAIIVGYAIPSFLFAILLIVVFAGGSYFDWFPLRGLTSNNFDELTLGGKILDYFWHLALPVTALVIGNFATMTLLTKNSFLDEINKQYVVTAKAKGLTRHRVLYGHVFRNAMLLVIAGFPSAFIGIFFTGSLLVEVIFSLDGLGLMSFEAAINRDYPVVFGTLFIFTLLGLVVKLIGDLTYTFVDPRIDFESREH; the protein is encoded by the coding sequence ATGCTGGCCTACATTTTTCGGCGGTTGCTGCTGATCATCCCGACCCTGTTCGGCATCTTGCTGATCAACTTCGTCATCATCCAGGCCGCGCCCGGCGGGCCGGTAGAGCAGATGATCGCCAAGCTCGAAGGCTTCGAAGGCGCTACCAGCCGCATTGCCGGCGGTGGTGCCGAAGTGTCGGTGGCCGGTTCCTCCTACCGCGGTGCCCAGGGCCTGGACCCGGCGCTGGTCAAGGAAATCGAACGCATGTACGGCTTCGACAAGTCGGCGCCCGAACGCCTGTGGATCATGATCAAGAATTATGCGCGCCTGGACTTCGGCGACAGCTTTTTCCGTGACGCCAAGGTCATCGACCTGATCAAGGAAAAGATGCCGGTGTCCATTTCGTTGGGGCTGTGGAGCACCCTCATCATGTACCTGGTCTCGATCCCCCTGGGGATCGCCAAGGCCACGCGGCATGGCAGCCATTTCGATGTCTGGACCAGCTCGGCCATCATCGTCGGCTACGCGATCCCATCATTCCTGTTCGCCATCCTGCTGATCGTGGTGTTTGCAGGCGGCAGCTATTTCGATTGGTTTCCACTGCGGGGGCTGACGTCCAACAATTTCGACGAGCTGACCCTGGGGGGCAAGATACTCGATTACTTCTGGCACCTGGCCTTGCCGGTGACCGCCCTGGTGATCGGCAACTTCGCCACCATGACCCTGCTGACCAAGAACAGTTTCCTCGACGAAATCAACAAGCAATACGTGGTCACCGCCAAGGCCAAGGGCCTGACCCGCCATCGAGTGCTCTACGGCCATGTCTTCCGCAACGCCATGCTGCTGGTGATCGCCGGTTTCCCGTCTGCCTTCATCGGGATCTTCTTCACCGGCTCGCTGCTGGTGGAAGTGATCTTTTCCCTCGACGGGCTGGGACTGATGAGTTTCGAAGCGGCCATCAACCGCGACTACCCCGTGGTATTTGGCACGCTGTTCATCTTCACCCTGCTGGGATTGGTGGTAAAACTGATCGGCGACCTGACCTACACCTTCGTCGATCCGCGCATCGATTTCGAAAGCCGGGAGCATTGA
- a CDS encoding ABC transporter permease has protein sequence MNLSPLNRRRFELFKANKRGWWSLWLFLVLFVLSLGAELIANDKPLVVHYDDGWYFPALKRYPETTFGGEFPLEANYKSPYIRELLAAKDAWVLWAPIPFSYQSINYDLKVPAPAPPSSVNWLGTDDQGRDVLARVIYGFRISVLFALTLTILSSIIGVIAGALQGFYGGWVDLAGQRFLEIWSGLPVLYLLIILASFVQPNFWWLLGIMLLFSWMSLVDVVRAEFLRGRNLEYVRAARALGMQDGAIMFRHILPNAMVSTMTFMPFILTGAIGTLTALDFLGFGLPAGAPSLGELVAQGKSNLQAPWLGISAFAVLAIMLSLLVFIGESARDAFDPRK, from the coding sequence ATGAACCTGTCCCCTCTCAATCGCCGTCGTTTCGAACTGTTCAAGGCCAACAAGCGTGGCTGGTGGTCGCTGTGGCTGTTCCTGGTGCTGTTCGTGCTGAGCCTGGGCGCCGAGCTGATTGCCAACGATAAGCCGCTTGTCGTGCATTACGACGACGGTTGGTACTTCCCGGCCCTCAAGCGCTACCCGGAAACCACCTTCGGCGGCGAGTTCCCGCTGGAGGCCAACTACAAGAGCCCGTACATCCGCGAGTTGCTGGCGGCCAAGGACGCCTGGGTGTTGTGGGCGCCTATTCCGTTCAGCTACCAGAGCATCAACTACGACTTGAAAGTCCCGGCCCCGGCACCGCCCTCCTCGGTGAACTGGCTCGGCACCGACGATCAGGGCCGCGATGTGCTGGCCCGGGTCATCTACGGCTTTCGCATCTCGGTGCTGTTCGCGCTGACGTTGACGATACTCAGCTCGATCATCGGCGTGATCGCCGGTGCCCTGCAGGGCTTCTATGGCGGCTGGGTGGATCTCGCCGGCCAGCGCTTCCTGGAGATCTGGTCCGGGTTGCCGGTGCTGTACCTGCTGATCATCCTCGCCAGTTTCGTCCAGCCGAACTTCTGGTGGCTGCTGGGCATCATGCTGTTGTTTTCCTGGATGAGCCTGGTGGACGTCGTGCGTGCCGAGTTCCTGCGCGGGCGCAACCTGGAATACGTGCGCGCCGCACGGGCGCTGGGCATGCAGGACGGCGCAATCATGTTCCGCCACATCCTGCCCAATGCCATGGTCTCGACCATGACGTTCATGCCGTTCATCCTCACGGGCGCCATCGGCACCCTCACCGCCCTGGATTTCCTCGGCTTCGGCCTGCCGGCGGGCGCGCCGTCCCTGGGCGAATTGGTGGCCCAGGGCAAATCCAACCTCCAGGCGCCCTGGCTGGGCATCAGCGCTTTCGCGGTGCTGGCAATCATGCTGAGCCTGCTGGTGTTCATCGGCGAGTCCGCTCGCGATGCCTTCGATCCGAGGAAGTGA
- a CDS encoding ABC transporter ATP-binding protein — protein MNQDNLIEVRDLAVEFIVGERRQRVVEGVSFDIKRGETLALVGESGSGKSVTAHSILRLLPYPLAHHPTGTIQYSGQNLLELKEKTIRHIRGNRIAMIFQEPMTSLNPLHSIEKQINEVLGIHKGLSGKVATRRSLELLELVGIPEPHKRLKALPHELSGGQRQRVMIAMALANEPELLIADEPTTALDVTVQLKILDLLKDLQARLGMSLLLISHDLNLVRRIAHRVCVMQRGCIVEQASCAELFRAPQHPYTRELLAAEPSGNPANNVVGPPLLEVEDLKVWFPIKKGLFKRTVDYIKAVDGIRFSLPQGQTLGIVGESGSGKSTLGLAILRLIGSQGGIRFEGNALDSLTQQQVRPLRREMQVVFQDPFGSLSPRMCVSQIVGEGLRIHKIGTPAEQEQAIIAALKEVGLDPETRNRYPHEFSGGQRQRIAIARALVLKPALILLDEPTSALDRTVQRQVVELLRSLQTKYNLTYLFISHDLAVVKALSHQLMVVKHGQVVEQGDARSIFAAPQHPYTQQLLEAAFLAPTTAE, from the coding sequence ATGAACCAGGACAACCTGATCGAAGTACGCGACCTGGCGGTGGAGTTCATTGTCGGCGAACGCCGCCAGCGGGTGGTCGAGGGCGTCAGTTTCGACATCAAGCGCGGCGAAACCTTGGCCCTGGTGGGCGAAAGCGGCTCGGGCAAATCAGTCACCGCCCACTCGATCCTGCGCCTGCTGCCCTACCCGCTGGCCCACCACCCCACAGGGACCATCCAGTATTCCGGCCAGAATCTGCTGGAGTTGAAGGAAAAAACCATCCGCCACATCCGCGGCAACCGGATCGCGATGATCTTCCAGGAACCGATGACGTCCCTGAACCCGCTGCACTCCATTGAAAAGCAGATCAATGAAGTGCTCGGCATCCACAAGGGCCTGAGCGGGAAAGTCGCCACCCGCCGTTCCCTCGAACTGTTGGAGCTGGTCGGCATCCCCGAACCGCACAAGCGCCTCAAGGCCTTGCCCCATGAGTTGTCCGGCGGCCAGCGCCAGCGGGTCATGATCGCCATGGCCCTGGCCAACGAGCCGGAACTGTTGATCGCCGACGAACCGACGACCGCGCTGGATGTCACCGTGCAGCTGAAAATCCTCGATCTGCTCAAGGATTTGCAGGCGCGCCTGGGCATGTCGCTGCTCCTGATCAGCCATGATTTGAACCTGGTGCGAAGAATTGCGCATCGCGTATGTGTCATGCAGCGCGGTTGCATCGTCGAACAGGCATCGTGCGCAGAGTTGTTCCGCGCACCGCAACATCCGTACACTCGGGAATTGCTGGCCGCCGAGCCCAGCGGCAACCCGGCCAACAACGTCGTCGGTCCGCCATTGCTGGAGGTCGAGGACTTGAAAGTCTGGTTTCCGATCAAGAAAGGCCTGTTCAAGCGCACGGTGGATTACATCAAGGCCGTGGACGGGATCCGCTTCAGCCTGCCCCAGGGCCAGACCCTGGGCATCGTTGGCGAGAGCGGTTCCGGCAAGTCGACATTGGGGCTGGCGATCTTGCGGTTGATCGGCAGCCAAGGCGGGATCCGCTTCGAAGGCAACGCCCTGGACAGCCTGACGCAGCAGCAAGTCAGGCCGCTGCGCCGGGAGATGCAAGTGGTGTTTCAGGACCCGTTCGGCAGCCTGAGCCCGCGGATGTGTGTCAGCCAGATCGTCGGCGAAGGGTTGCGGATCCACAAGATCGGCACCCCGGCCGAACAGGAACAAGCGATAATCGCGGCATTGAAGGAGGTAGGCCTGGACCCGGAGACCCGGAACCGCTACCCCCATGAATTTTCCGGAGGGCAACGGCAACGTATCGCCATTGCCCGGGCCCTGGTGCTCAAGCCGGCGTTGATTCTGCTGGATGAACCGACGTCGGCCCTGGACCGTACCGTGCAACGCCAAGTGGTGGAGCTGTTGCGGTCGCTGCAAACCAAGTACAACCTGACGTACCTGTTTATCAGCCATGACCTGGCTGTCGTCAAAGCGCTGAGCCACCAACTGATGGTGGTCAAGCATGGCCAAGTGGTCGAACAAGGTGATGCCCGCAGCATATTCGCCGCGCCGCAACACCCCTATACACAGCAGTTGCTGGAGGCCGCCTTCCTGGCCCCAACAACTGCCGAATAA
- the fabI gene encoding enoyl-ACP reductase FabI, whose amino-acid sequence MGFLAGKRVLIVGVASKLSIASGIAAAMHREGAELAFTYQNDKLKGRVEEFAQGWGSSPELCFPCDVASDEEIAKVFEELSKKWDGLDCIVHSVGFAPGDQLDGDFTEATTREGFRIAHDISAYSFVALAKAGREMMKGRNGSLLTLSYLGAERTMPNYNVMGMAKASLEAGVRYLAGSLGPDGTRVNCVSAGPIRTLAASGIKNFRKMLAANEAQTPLRRNVTIEEVGNAGAFLCSDLASGISGEIMYVDGGFNTTAMGNIEE is encoded by the coding sequence ATGGGTTTTCTCGCCGGTAAGCGCGTACTGATCGTCGGTGTCGCCAGCAAGCTGTCCATCGCATCCGGCATCGCTGCCGCCATGCATCGCGAGGGCGCTGAGCTTGCGTTCACTTATCAGAACGACAAACTCAAGGGTCGTGTCGAAGAGTTCGCGCAAGGCTGGGGTTCGAGCCCTGAGCTGTGCTTCCCATGCGACGTGGCCAGCGACGAAGAAATCGCCAAGGTCTTCGAAGAATTGAGCAAGAAGTGGGACGGCCTGGACTGCATCGTGCACTCCGTGGGCTTCGCCCCGGGCGACCAGCTGGACGGCGACTTCACCGAAGCCACCACCCGCGAAGGCTTCCGCATCGCCCACGACATCAGCGCCTACAGCTTCGTGGCCCTTGCCAAGGCCGGTCGCGAAATGATGAAAGGCCGCAACGGCAGCCTGCTGACCCTGTCTTACCTGGGCGCCGAGCGCACCATGCCTAACTACAACGTCATGGGCATGGCCAAGGCTTCCCTGGAAGCTGGCGTTCGCTACCTGGCCGGCTCCCTGGGCCCGGATGGCACCCGCGTGAACTGCGTATCGGCCGGCCCGATCCGCACCCTCGCCGCCTCCGGCATCAAGAACTTCCGCAAGATGCTGGCCGCCAACGAAGCGCAAACCCCGCTGCGTCGCAACGTCACCATCGAAGAAGTCGGCAATGCCGGCGCCTTCCTGTGCTCGGACCTGGCGTCGGGCATCAGCGGTGAAATCATGTACGTGGACGGCGGCTTCAACACCACCGCCATGGGCAACATCGAAGAGTAA
- a CDS encoding LysR substrate-binding domain-containing protein, with protein MNTSRDQLPLPEDLKVFLAVVRKNGFASAAEALGYSPAYISKRISVLESTLSTRLLHRTTRRIALTDDGERVRVWAEKLLGDFDEFVGEIARARHQPTGSLHICSSFGFGRNHVAPAIGKLSQTYPGLDIRLDVFDRVVDIVGEGFDLEIRVGDDLPGQHLGRKLVSNRRVLCASPEYLRRRGTPHSLDDLKDHDCLVLKERDNAFGIWTLSKDGQPETVRVGGPLSSNSGEIVLEWALSGGGILLRSMWDAGPLLEQGRLVQVLPAYSQSANVWAVYPTRLSQSAKLRVCVEFLEACFQDLSVGQLVQA; from the coding sequence ATGAACACAAGTCGTGATCAATTACCGTTGCCGGAAGACCTCAAGGTGTTTCTGGCCGTTGTCCGGAAAAACGGCTTTGCCAGTGCCGCCGAGGCGTTGGGTTACTCGCCGGCTTATATCAGCAAGCGTATTTCGGTATTGGAGTCGACGCTGTCGACCCGGCTGCTGCACCGCACGACCCGACGCATCGCCTTGACCGACGATGGCGAGCGCGTGCGGGTCTGGGCGGAAAAATTGTTGGGTGATTTCGATGAATTTGTCGGCGAAATCGCTCGGGCTCGGCATCAGCCCACCGGCTCATTGCACATCTGCAGCAGCTTCGGGTTTGGCCGCAATCATGTCGCGCCGGCCATCGGCAAACTGTCCCAGACGTATCCAGGGCTCGACATCCGCCTGGACGTGTTTGACCGTGTTGTCGATATCGTCGGCGAAGGGTTCGACCTGGAGATCCGCGTAGGTGATGACCTGCCGGGCCAGCATCTGGGGCGCAAGCTGGTGAGCAACCGGCGAGTGCTCTGCGCATCCCCTGAATATTTGCGACGACGGGGCACGCCGCATTCGCTGGATGACCTCAAGGATCATGATTGCCTGGTGCTCAAGGAGCGCGATAACGCCTTCGGTATCTGGACCTTGAGCAAGGATGGGCAGCCGGAGACGGTGCGCGTCGGCGGCCCGTTGTCCTCCAACAGTGGTGAGATTGTCCTGGAGTGGGCGTTGAGTGGCGGCGGGATCCTGTTGCGCTCGATGTGGGACGCCGGGCCGCTGTTGGAGCAGGGGCGGCTGGTTCAGGTCCTGCCGGCTTATTCGCAGAGTGCCAATGTCTGGGCGGTCTATCCGACGCGGCTCAGTCAGTCGGCGAAGCTGCGGGTGTGCGTCGAGTTTCTTGAGGCGTGTTTTCAGGATCTGTCGGTTGGGCAGCTGGTGCAGGCATAA